AGCACAAGGTTTAGATGGTCCACTTTCTGTAGTTAAAAGGGGGAAACTGAAAGTGTATTTTAAAACTCCACAATGTCTTCTTTTTCGATAGGATTTATAGCTGCTTTCTCTCCAACCGAAAGAATAGAGAAACTCCAACCATGTACCAACTTGTAAGAGTTGCTAAACTTGATTGACAACTTCGTTACTTGTGGTAGAGGTTGTTTCCATTATACAGGAAGCTACCTACATAAGAATTAGAACCTTGTGTATATTCAAACACTTgctaaaaattgaaaatacatTATGTACTCATCCAAATAATTTACTCGAGTCTGTGTGACATTGACTAATATCATTTCCTGACAGGCACCAGCTAATTAGAGTAAATGCCAATGGAATGAAGCATGGCAATGGATGAGATTTTTGAAGATGTTCGTGTTGTAGTATTTTGTGTGGCCCTGATTCATGTCAAAGAACTCTCTAAAAAATGGTCAGACATCCATGTTTCAAAGAGACCCCATTTGTTTTAATCTCGAACAAGTATGTCTGTTTGTGGAGAAGGTCGCTCTTGTACCACTGGACTCTTGTGAGTGGTTCAGCAATTCCAGTCCAGTGCAGACTCACCATAGTAAGCAGTCACTAGCAAACCAAGCATATCTTGTTCTGTTTGAGGAGAAGGTTGCTCTTGTACCACTGGACTCTTGTGAGTGGTTCAGCGATTCCAGTCCAGTGCAGACTCACCATAGTAAGCAGTCACTAGCAAACCAAGCATATCTTGTTCTGTTTGAGGAGAAGGTCGCTCTTGTACCACTGGACTCTTGTGAGTGGTTCAGCGATTCCAGTCCAGTGCAGACTCACCATAGTAAGCAGTCACTAGCAAACCAATCATATTATTATGTCGCGATGAAGTTTAAAGACCTCTATGCTTCTCTCACCGGTAGAAAGCTATTTGTGTGGTAAGCTCGGGCAAGAGACTGTACAACTGATGTTAGCTCTTCTCCATTTATTATCCGTCAGGAGTAAATTAGTTTTAGACATCTTGATATTTGTAGATATGGCAAAGAAAAAGGGAAGCATAGATATCATTGTTGGAGAAGTTGATCGTTGAAAAGAATTGTTTGTCCCTGAATTTCATTGAAAACCTTTCATTTGTTTCTCTTCGATGGAAGTTTTGACTTTCTTGGTATGTATCCTAATTTTTCACGTAATTTTTCTTATGAAACTTGAATGGAAAGGAACCAAATTGTTCAACTCAATTATCCTTTTGAGACAACATGCATTCATGACCTATGCAAAATTCCTACACAAAATTGTCTTGTATAGTGTACAACAATCTATATAATAAACTGAAAagtttatattatgtatatgaattgAATGAGTAGTCTACTTGAATATACAATTGgcaaaaattatatttcattttaatCAATGACCACCTAAATACAGTTTCTAACTACGGTCTtatttgtttgcacttaatggAGTTATGAGTCAGAATAGGTCTTAATCATTAAGATTTAGAACATAgtcttaatatcattaagagGTACTCTTGTATGGATAATATTCACTATCACTCTATCCACAATTGTCAACCACCTCTGTCATCACAACCACAACTACTACCATTATAAGTCATCATTATCGTCGTCTACCACCAACCACTTATGACATTACAACTACCACCATTGCTAACTAATACTATCAGTTGTTACCATACTTACCTTCTCTATTGTTATGATTATATCCATTGCCGCCACCACTACCGTGTTTGTAGTCGCCACCACCTCCACCACCACTATCAACCTCTATCACCACCATAATCAATTTCTACAACCAACAAACTCCGCCATCACATTTAGCACCGTCGCCAACTATCACCTTACATTTTTCGatcaccaccaccactaccGCCACCTCCACCACTGCCATCGTCACCATTACTATCACTCACTACTATCAATGTGGTCAATCTCTACTACCAACCACCTTCATCATTATAAGTTTATAACTAGCACCACCACCAACTACCACAAACATATTACCAATCACCACACATTCCTCAACCATCACCGTAAACACCAACTACTAACATCAACCAACTTCATTATTACAACCATCAACACTATTATCAATCGTCACTATTATAATAGTCAGCATAACACCAACCACCTTCACCGTCACAACTATCACCACCATCATTTCTGGCCACTAACAACAACTATTACCATCACCATCACCACTATAAACTATTTGCACCATCACTAGCAGATATAagtgtttcatttttttaaatcaatgatttttttcagttaattctttttaatatttaattaatttttatttaacttgtatATTTATTATGTACATATAAAATGATTATGTATATTATGTTGAAAAACAAACAATGTTAATGTATTCAGAATAAATAAGGCCTAAGAATATCAAACTGAGTTAAATTTATGGTTGCAACCCCTTCTTAATTTGCTTGGATCGAGGTGGATGAATTTTTGAACCAAAATATTAacgaaatttatatttttggaccaaaataTTGATTAGAGAGATATTTCCTTTCGTGTCTACGTTGTTTTCTTTGGTTTTACATTTCCCGCCAACTTTACCAAATCTGCAATTGAAGGTTTATACTCCAAGTCTCCATGGAAAAGCAGAAGAAAATCATGGCGGCGGCCGGAGGAGGAGACCGGCTGAGTGATCTGCCGGAGCCGATTCTACACCACATCCTCTCTAAGTTGTGGGACGAAAAACAAGTTGTGCGAACCAGCATACTCTCTACACGATGGCGATTTCTTTGGATGTCCGTTCCATTATCACTCTGTTTCACCTTCCCCGATAGTGAAAATCAAAATTTCACTCTTGCTTACCTGGCTTGCATCAACGGGAGAACTTTATTATTGGAAGTCTTGCGAGAAAATCAAGAGATTCCGTGTGTGGCGCCTTAGGTACGACGAGATTTATGCTAAAGACGTTGATTTATGGATACATTTTGCTATGAAAGTTGCTAATGTTGAAGTATTTACACTTTCAATTATTTCTGTAAATCAACAAAAATATGAGTTTCCTCAGTTTGGTTATAAAAATTCTTCGTTAAGGGAATTGGATTTACAGCATTGCCAATTGAATCCTTGTGGTAGTAGTGTTAATTGGAGTAATCTCGTTTCTCTTTCAATTGGGTACGTGGAATTGACTGATgatgctatggaaaaggtaTTATCTGGTTGCCCTAACTTAGAACGCTTGGAACTACAAAAAGTTTCGGGCATACATCGTTTAGAAACTAAATCTGTGAAGTTGAGAGAATTGACATTAGAAGAGTACTATGATAAGAATCAAGATATTTGGCTCGAAATAATAGCCCCGCATATTaagcatttggaaattttgggATTGAGCAGTGAGATACGCATCGAGCAGGGAAATGTGGCTTCGCTTGTTTATGCAATCATTcgtttaaattttgattttgaggATGAGGAAAGCAACTTGGAGAAGGAGTTTAGGTGCTtgaaggaacttcttcaaaGTGTTGCCCATGTCGAGAATCTTGAATTGGGTAGCTGGTGCATTGAGGTTTATTCATACTCTTCACTATTCAAAATTCagaatctttttttatttgctATTGAATCATCACTTTAGTAACACTAATAGTGCCACTACTTAGGATAATTTGATAACTAGGTTGCTACGTACTAAAGAGTAAAGAGTTTGCAATTGATAAAACAACTTGTAAATTTAGTTTGATTTACATTGATCTTACTTTTAAGTCACGTTGATGAGTTTTTAAGTGCTTGGAGGTCCATCTTTGGATTTTCAAACCAACCATGAACACTTTGATGTGGAAAATCACACTCATATAGTCCAAGctattttttatgaattattcaACAATTTGCATCTCATTTATCAATTGTCAGATTTCCTTGTTTTGATATATTCTGGTTTATCTTTTTGGTTTATAAGTGCTTGTCCATTCTGGAGTTAAAAGGGTGGCAGTCTCCACCATCAAGTCGGAAATTGTTAGAACTTAACGTAGCCGGCGACCAATTGGACTTCCCTGGAATTTGCAGCTTTCTACAGAGCTCATTGGATCTTGAGACATTGGTCATTGACTGGTTTGAGGATGCACCAAGAGTAAGTTTCTTTTAGAcctttatttgtttttgttacGAAGAGGGGGGACGTGACTTccttatttttacaaaaaagataAGCCTCTAATGTGTAAGCAAAAAGAGGTTTCTGTGTAGGAGGGAGACTCCCATTTGCAATTTGAAACATAACTAGTTTAAGTGCTTAATGAGCTTCACAAGTAATGTTGCTAACAGGCGCTCACTTTTGCTTTTTGCGGCTACAATGTAGCCTTACTCTCTATTTGTATATCTctgcatcttcttgatgcctTCTATGATTAAACCAattacttcatcaaaaaaaaaagagtttcaCAACAATATCTTCTGACTTGTGGAGATTGCTCCCGTGTATGTTGTTTTCACAAGAactaaaaaagagaaaaaagtgaGACAAGTAACATGTGAGCTGACAGAAGGATCAAACTAGGAAATtcatcttgttgcattattggAGATAAGCTTTGGGTTTTCTTTCGAATTCTGAAATAAGGGAGGTTCCACTTGTCAATTATTAAGTTCCCTCTAGCTTCTCTTGGTAGTGAGTTAAAGCCGAAAATTTTCTTCCTTACCTTCAATAGGTGATTGCATCCCAGCTAAAGAATCAGCCACACATATACTTCTCTGTAATATTGTGTCACTTTGAATCCACTCTTTAATATCTTCAATAATAGGTTAATAGTGCCAAAAAGTTTTTGTAACTCACTTGACAACATTCACAATAAATTAGGGTGGTCTTCCACCCAAATGTTTCTAATACAATGTTCAAGacaccatttaagcccatagGAAAGTAAATGCTGCAGTCTTATTATGTAAAGTGCCATAATAATATCACTTGGTCGACATCGTCCTTGTTCGCAACTGCCATCTGTGTTTAATCAGTTTTGCCCATCCTAGATGAGGTTTACACCATTTTACAGTGCTTGTCCATCGAGGTGTGTATTTTTCAATGTATTCACAGATATTGCTCCAGGGAAGGCCTAGTTCAATTTCTGAAAGTTTCATTTCAATGTTGCTTTCTTTGAATTTCAGAATCTGCCTTTTAGTCTGGAAAGTGGATGATGTCTCTTTGCTAACTCTGCTTTGCTTATTATTCTGTTTTTGTGTAAGATGTTTAGAGGAACTCTCTCGTGCTCACAATTTATTTTTGTCAAGAAAATGGTTCAGCTTGAGTTGCCTTGACTGAAACTTCACGTTGTCGCTATCAAAATTGATTTCTGAGTAAACTTTTGGTAGTTGTTGGAAAAAGAAGCTTAACAAGGGATTGTTCTCACCTGCATGCTAGGGGGTAAAATGATCAGATTTGACGAAGCTTTGAAACATTTTTGTTGTAGTTTGCATGTACCACATTGTAACATTTGTTGAGCACTTGAGATGTTCCTTGAATTTTAAAATTCCTGACCTTTTTTAATTATCGACAATCAACTCTTTGGCTTCCTCTTTCCATCTAAGGAGAGTAACTGGTTAACATATCGGATTCTTTCCTACAGGACTTCCTATCAAGTTACACAAATGAGGATAAACAGACGAGGAGGTTCGAGACACATAATTTTAACGGCTCATTTCCACATCTGAAAACCATCAAGATCGATAACCTTTGGGGACTACTAAGTGAAAATAAATTTGTGCTGCCATTGGTGAAATATTTGCTCAAGCATGCGATCGTACTAGAAAAGTTTGTCATTGGTACATCATTCGTAGGGAGTGATTTGTTTCCGGATCATGCTAAAATGACACAGGAGTTCCTAAGCTTTCCAAGATCATCTCCGCACATTTCAGTTGTCTTTTCTTATTGATAACCTTTGGCCCCTATCGTTTGAACCAGTTGCAACATATCAAACTAATTTTGTGAAGGAAGCTAAGCAGTGGAACCTTGGCCCATCGTGTATGCTGGGGTTATTACAGAAGGAAAGAAATAGTTGGTGCTTTGAAGGTAAAGCGTTTTGTAGCCAGGTCCATTCCGTTTGGGCTCTCTGTTCACACTCCAGTTGGGCCTGGGCGTGAAGGGGTGTTAGAGTGGGTAAAATGTCTCACATTGATTGGGAAATGGATTGGTGGTctccttatatggacttggacAATCATTTCTTCATGAGTTAGTTTTTAGGATTGAGTTCGGCCCAGATATCACATTTTTAAGCAAACTAAGAAGTGTATTGTTGTGAATTGTGATATAATTTTTGTACTCAcaagtaggggtgtacatggaccgggttggttcggattttttacaaatcaaaccaaaccatttgtgtcgggttattaaatctataaaccaaaccaaaccaataaaagtcgggtttttcgatatcaatttttctcgggttttttcggattttttggGGTTTCttgggtttttcatagtatctaataaaaaacacagagcagtacttcttaaaaagagttctagtacaaaatatcaacatataagatggaggcagaacattgtttgaagttttaactttataatataatttataagatgagctttttttgcatattatttagatgagcttctcaaatccaaatctaaatgtaagaaaaaaaacaaaaattatgaaaaaaatttaaaaaatatttataaattacattttaataaatatttttatgtataacataatttaaaagtagtatatctataatcgggttggtttgggttcggtttgattttttttagttaaaaccaaatcaatcttataatggtcgggtttttttttcaaacaccaaatcaagtcaaatcaaaccactagtcgggttttttttccgatttggttcgatttgtcggtttggtgcggtttatcggtttgccctgtacagtcTTACTCACAAGCATGGTCTTGGTGCTCGACCAGTTATAT
The genomic region above belongs to Solanum dulcamara chromosome 5, daSolDulc1.2, whole genome shotgun sequence and contains:
- the LOC129890334 gene encoding LOW QUALITY PROTEIN: F-box protein At5g03100-like (The sequence of the model RefSeq protein was modified relative to this genomic sequence to represent the inferred CDS: deleted 1 base in 1 codon), with product MEKQKKIMAAAGGGDRLSDLPEPILHHILSKLWDEKQVVRTSILSTRWRFLWMSVPLSLCFTFPDSENQNFTLAYLACINGELYYWKSCEKIKRFRVWRLRYDEIYAKDVDLWIHFAMKVANVEVFTLSIISVNQQKYEFPQFGYKNSSLRELDLQHCQLNPCGSSVNWSNLVSLSIGYVELTDDAMEKVLSGCPNLERLELQKVSGIHRLETKSVKLRELTLEEYYDKNQDIWLEIIAPHIKHLEILGLSSEIRIEQGNVASLVYAIIRLNFDFEDEESNLEKEFRCLKELLQSVAHVENLELGSWCIECLSILELKGWQSPPSSRKLLELNVAGDQLDFPGICSFLQSSLDLETLVIDWFEDAPRDFLSSYTNEDKQTRRFETHNFNGSFPHLKTIKIDNLWGLLSENKFVLPLVKYLLKHAIVLEKFVIGTSFVGSDLFPDHAKMTQEFLSFPRSSPHISVVFSY